DNA from Verrucomicrobiota bacterium:
TCATTCATTGCTTTTGGTCAGGCATTCGCGCGGCCTCGAGCCGCGCCAGTCGTTCTTCGATGCGATGCAGCACCGTTTCCAAATCGCTGACGATGTCCTCAGCGAGGAACCGTATCACGAACCATCCGTGCGCCTGGAGCAACTCGTCCTTGCGCCGGTCGCGCCGGTAACCCGCCTGATCGCGAAAGTGATGGTAGCCATCGATCTCGACTACCAACCGGGCTTGCGTCGCCGTCAGGTCGCCCTCGGCCGGACGCGGTCCAAAGGAAAAGTCGAGCGGCGCATTCAGCCGGAACTTCTTCCGGGTAGCCGGCCGGGCATCGAGCACCGCGAACAGGAGGGCTTCCGCGGCGCTCCGGGCCTGACTGGCCGCAGCGTCATCATTGCTCCTCGCCGGCACGACGGTGCGGGCATGATCGAGCAAGGCCACCGCCTCGGGGACGTGCGCACGAAGAAATTGCTCCGTTTTTGCGGCGTGACCGCCCGCGGCCTGGCCAGCATCGGTGTCAGATCCGAACGCTTCGGCTGCCCGCCACCGGGTTGCGCAACGATCCCAGGACGGTTGTTCCGTGATAAATCTTTGCCAGACGGTGGGCGTGACCTGCA
Protein-coding regions in this window:
- a CDS encoding DUF559 domain-containing protein: MQLVSVANHNLRAVLLDQAGEHRWLDRQRGRPCFRGIPDNRTEAGAWLQRTLASPEARALCAGWVASELDMTPASARDASRPLRSVFAARLFATAGHDSRPARLCAAVLNWTPAHGLHNLNAWLAWAAVGPPPELLPAFVLDAAGGSEAAVLSAGDQLASAGFPVALQVTPTVWQRFITEQPSWDRCATRWRAAEAFGSDTDAGQAAGGHAAKTEQFLRAHVPEAVALLDHARTVVPARSNDDAAASQARSAAEALLFAVLDARPATRKKFRLNAPLDFSFGPRPAEGDLTATQARLVVEIDGYHHFRDQAGYRRDRRKDELLQAHGWFVIRFLAEDIVSDLETVLHRIEERLARLEAARMPDQKQ